In the Leishmania panamensis strain MHOM/PA/94/PSC-1 chromosome 30 sequence genome, one interval contains:
- a CDS encoding hypothetical protein (TriTrypDB/GeneDB-style sysID: LpmP.30.0120) — MDKQGISDVSEYVAQSSSIGVVWAWCAAAPAAFVSMISAHSRPRQASQERSAHYLPFYEQESGCVCTVRVDRMGIALNDFLHRVPLWLVTWHTQLLYRLFGPGGVAVHVTNLHSLVLDSLLSGWEGTPVQVTALTSQHRLSACISAHRRSTGRVFSALEGLQTLVLLPSPYEHGSLVVAEYAPLLRRVTASTCCVEYLKPLSQLQHLQEVQLAKTLIRDKELRILAKLPLLTTLDVSSCPRLSSLEPLACAASLRVLRAASCERLILVSQLGTLSTLRVVDLSDNMLLPTEFASFITQPTLQLQVGYFAHMRWPRDDPLHAQLLGAATHLHLSYGTLPNIRWLCGAHNLEHLCLNHTNITEADVTALVPHTPLLRVLSLSCCERLRTNLNFTHSLRLLTVLTITRSSLPFVFPELAELQRSLAVTLS, encoded by the coding sequence aTGGACAAGCAGGGGATCAGCGACGTCTCGGAGTACGTCGCACAGAGCAGTAGTATCGGCGTCGTGTGGgcgtggtgcgcagcggctCCTGCGGCGTTCGTGTCCATGATAAGTGCCCACTCCCGCCCAAGGCAAGCCTCTCAGGAGAGGAGTGCACACTACTTACCCTTCTACGAGCAAGagagcgggtgtgtgtgcactgtGCGGGTGGACCGCATGGGCATCGCTCTCAACGATTTTCTCCACCGCGTGCCTCTGTGGCTTGTGACGTGGCACACGCAGCTGCTTTATCGCCTCTTCGGGCCTGGCGGTGTGGCGGTGCACGTGACGAACCTGCACAGTCTCGTGCTGGACTCGCTGCTGTCCGGCTGGGAGGGCACGCCCGTGCAGGTAACTGCGCTGACGTCGCAGCATCGCCTCAGCGCCTGCATTTCAGCCCATAGACGCAGCACTGGCCGTGTTTTTTCCGCCCTTGAGGGGCTGCAGACCCTCGTgctgcttccttctccctaCGAGCATGGTTCTCTGGTTGTGGCCGAGTACGCGCCTCTCTTGCGCCGCGTCACGGCGAGCACGTGCTGTGTGGAGTACTTGAAGCCATTGAGTCAGCTTCAACatctgcaggaggtgcaacTGGCCAAGACACTGATCCGCGACAAGGAGCTCCGCATCTTGGCGAAGCTTCCTCTCCTAACCACCCTCGACGTTTCTTCCTGTCCTCGCTTGTCCAGCCTTGAGCCCCTTGCctgtgctgcctctcttcgaGTTCTGCGCGCTGCCAGCTGCGAGCGGCTCATACTCGTGTCTCAGCTCGGCACCCTTTCGACCCTGCGGGTAGTGGACCTCTCTGACAACATGTTGCTACCCACTGAGTTTGCGTCGTTTATAACGCAGCCCACCTTGCAGCTCCAAGTCGGCTACTTTGCGCACATGCGCTGGCCCCGTGACGACCCactgcacgcgcagctgctgggcgccgccacgcatctccacctctcctATGGCACACTACCGAACATTCGCTGGCTGTGCGGTGCGCATAACTTGGAGCATCTTTGTCTCAATCACACCAACATAACAGAGGCCGACGTGacagcgctggtgccgcaCACGCCGCTCCTGCGCGTCCTGTCGCTTTCGTGCTGCGAGCGCCTGCGCACTAACCTGAACTTTACCCATTCACTGCGTCTCCTCACTGTGCTGACCATCACACGCAGCAGCCTGCCCTTTGTCTTTCCAGAGCTGGCAGAACTCCAGCGCTCCCTGGCAGTGACGCTTTCGTGA
- the ADS1 gene encoding alkyldihydroxyacetonephosphate synthase (TriTrypDB/GeneDB-style sysID: LpmP.30.0130) has product MPADEERVSTRAEVYDRLKWNGWGAKGIQMQIDDENPLWVRHLDGKPIKNLLEFLYKEVRGGVGPKEVPSLSPSISLDEAVAKLNKPNLNDAFMKDISAVLEKSQIRPDGKSRLYHLVGKNYRDLWRVRKGMVEYAPDCILLPNSHKDCVAIMELAHRHNVVVIPFGGGTNVTGGVEADPFERARMIVSVDMRRMNHMISIDRESRLATFEAGVLGPDLDQQLFRYGFMLGHDPDSYIYSTLGGWIGARSSGAMSNQYGDIEEMVVAVKVATPTGVIETPTTSRTCGVDMNGLFIGSEGVFGIITEATLKVETIPEKKLYEGYLFPTFEAGFSAFYTCNARGIHLCTMRLYDEDDFRMSMAMGTAEHSFLERLISKGVKSFLENYRGWNLQCMSLAIVGFEGTPNSVKFQRSEAAAVFKKYGGVGIGRGAGESWQAKKYDLPYIRDFALSLSHWADVFETSVLYSQAIPCWRAVKAAVRQVWKEHGLCGWIGCHSAHQYKYGCCLYFTFASAQKDDKDMKIFLDIKTRATEAMLAHTGSLTHHHGIGYEHVPWMSRYMGPNAIDLLFTMKKKVDPKGICNPGKLLPSPPRENESAAELKARQQRELMFDKMGVPGAVASHL; this is encoded by the coding sequence ATGCCCGCTGACGAGGAACGTGTGTCCACCCGTGCGGAGGTGTATGACCGCCTCAAGTGGAACGGATGGGGTGCTAAGGGTATTCAGATGCAGATCGACGACGAGAACCCGCTCTGGGTGCGCCACTTGGATGGCAAGCCCATCAAGAATTTGCTCGAATTCCTCTACAAGGAGGTCCGGGGCGGAGTCGGACCAAAAGAGGTcccgtcgctgtcgccgagTATTTCTCTGGACGAGGCAGTTGCAAAGCTCAACAAGCCGAACCTCAACGACGCCTTCATGAAGGACATCTCTGCGGTGCTAGAAAAGAGTCAAATTCGTCCTGACGGCAAGAGCCGCCTGTACCACCTTGTGGGCAAAAACTACCGCGAtctgtggcgcgtgcgcaaGGGTATGGTGGAGTACGCTCCGGACTGCATTCTGCTGCCGAACAGCCACAAGGACTGCGTTGCGATTATGGAGCTGGCGCACAGGCACAACGTGGTCGTCATTCCGTTCGGCGGTGGTACCAACGTGACAGGTGGTGTTGAGGCGGATCCCTTCGAACGGGCCCGCATGATCGTTTCGGTGGACATGCGCCGCATGAACCACATGATATCGATTGACCGCGAGTCGCGCCTGGCCACCTTTGAAGCCGGTGTGCTAGGCCCCGACCTGGATCAGCAGTTGTTTCGCTACGGCTTCATGCTCGGCCACGACCCCGACAGCTACATCTACTCGACCCTCGGTGGATGGATCGGTGCCCGTAGCAGCGGGGCGATGTCGAACCAGTACGGTGACATTGAAGAgatggtggtggctgtgAAGGTGGCTACGCCGACGGGCGTCATTGAAACTCCGACTACCTCCCGCACGTGTGGCGTGGACATGAACGGGCTCTTCATCGGCTCTGAAGGCGTCTTCGGCATCATTACGGAGGCCACCCTCAAGGTGGAGACTATACCGGAGAAGAAGCTGTACGAAGGGTACCTGTTCCCTACCTTCGAGGCCGGTTTCAGCGCTTTCTACACGTGCAACGCCAGAGGAATACACCTGTGCACGATGCGCCTgtacgacgaggacgacttTCGCATGAGCATGGCCATGGGGACTGCTGAGCACAGCTTTCTTGAGCGCCTGATCAGCAAGGGTGTCAAGTCCTTTCTCGAGAATTACCGCGGCTGGAACCTGCAATGCATGAGCTTAGCGATTGTTGGGTTTGAGGGGACGCCGAATAGCGTGAAGTTccagcgcagcgaggcggcggccgtcTTCAAGAAGTACGGTGGTGTCGGCATCGGCCGCGGAGCGGGTGAAAGCTGGCAGGCGAAGAAGTACGACCTGCCATACATACGCGacttcgccctctctctctcccactggGCGGACGTCTTCGAGACGAGCGTTCTCTACTCGCAGGCGATCCCGTGCTGGCGTGCGGTGAAggctgctgtgcggcaggTGTGGAAGGAGCACGGGCTCTGCGGTTGGATCGGCTGCCACTCGGCCCACCAGTACAAGTACGGCTGCTGCCTCTACTTCACCTTCGCCAGTGCGCAGAAGGACGACAAGGACATGAAGATCTTCCTCGATATCAAGACGCGCGCGACGGAGGCGATGCTGGCGCACACTGGCAGcctcacccaccaccacggcatCGGCTACGAGCACGTGCCGTGGATGAGTCGTTACATGGGGCCGAACGCGATAGACCTCCTCTTTACTATGAAGAAGAAGGTAGACCCAAAGGGCATCTGCAACCCTGgcaagctgctgccgtcgccgccgcgagaGAACGAGAGTGCCGCAGAGCTGAAGGCGCGCCAACAGAGGGAGCTGATGTTCGACAAGATGGGCGTTCCAGGTGCTGTCGCGTCACATCTTTAA
- a CDS encoding lysyl-tRNA synthetase, putative (TriTrypDB/GeneDB-style sysID: LpmP.30.0140) → MGRILFITIRSGEAQLQVLRQVSESFTKTDLRAFADALHTGDILGATGVPGRTAKGELSLYATEASILAPYVCTDQALCPDLRGFVPLTDTDIKYRYRFVDMMSNPSVLQHFRKRHAITRALRDYLDARSFIEVETPVLHSVASGASARPFITHHNANGADLFLRVAPELHLKQCVVGGMERVYEIGRVFRNEDADRSHNPEFTTCEFYAAYHTYEDLMVMTEEIMRHLALAANGTTKVVVTSCVAKEPVEIDFEQPFRRVSAYDAVQEAAGVELPPPTELNTPRGLAYMSAIMLRYNIPLPSVRTAAKMFDKLIDYFITDRVVEPTFVTGHPLFMSPLAMEQRARPGLSARFELFINGIEYCNAYSELNDPQEQYYRFQQQLLDRQTGDDEAMALDETFLKALQAGLPPTAGWGMGIDRIVTLLNGSATIRDGILFPLLRHDATSHDARRRCKTASFFGFNRNMTLFCLNALEEEMLKRAAPTESLEKIRQLRRYLSTMPHRDMMTYAPEGSASRGWRYEATMAMLRFFCCGGKY, encoded by the coding sequence ATGGGACGTATCCTCTTCATCAccatccgcagcggcgaggcccaactgcaggtgctgcggcaggtgaGCGAGTCCTTCACCAAGACCGACCTGCGTGCATTTGCTGACGCACTGCACACCGGTGACATTCTCGGTGCCACCGGAGTGCCGGGGCGCACCGCGAAAGGGGAATTGTCCCTCTACGCAACGGAGGCCTCCATCTTGGCGCCGTATGTCTGCACGGACCAGGCGCTGTGCCCCGATCTGAGGGGCTTCGTGCCGCTCACGGACACTGACATCAAATACCGCTACCGATTTGTCGACATGATGTCCAACCCGTCCGTCCTGCAGCATTTCCGAAAGCGCCACGCCATCACCCGCGCTCTGCGGGACTACCTCGACGCGCGCAGCTTCATCGAGGTGGAGACACCGGTGCTGCATTCCGTCGCCTCAGGCGCGAGCGCGAGGCCGTTTATCACGCACCACAACGCTAACGGCGCTGACCTCTTCCTGCGGGTGGCTCCTGAGCTTCACCTGAAGCAGTGCGTTGTGGGCGGCATGGAGCGCGTGTACGAGATCGGCCGCGTGTTCCGAAACGAGGACGCCGACCGTAGCCACAACCCCGAGTTTACCACGTGCGAGTTCTACGCTGCCTATCACACCTATGAGGATCTGATGGTCATGACGGAAGAGATCATGCGGCACTTGGCGCTCGCGGCGAACGGCACCACCAAAGTTGTTGTGACGTCGTGCGTAGCGAAGGAACCCGTGGAAATCGACTTTGAGCAGCCATTTCGCCGCGTCAGCGCATACGACGCAGTGCAGGAGGCAGCCGGCGTCGAGTTGCCACCCCCGACTGAGTTGAACACGCCGCGTGGGCTGGCGTACATGTCTGCCATTATGCTCCGCTACAACATCCCGCTTCCATCCGTACGCACAGCTGCCAAGATGTTCGACAAGCTCATCGACTACTTCATCACTGATCGCGTGGTGGAGCCGACGTTCGTGACAGGCCATCCGCTTTTCATGAGCCCGCTGGCGAtggagcagcgcgcgcggccGGGGCTGTCAGCTCGCTTCGAGCTTTTCATCAACGGCATTGAGTACTGTAATGCGTACAGCGAGCTGAATGATCCGCAGGAGCAGTACTACCGTTTTCAACAGCAACTACTGGACAGGCAAaccggcgacgacgaggcgatGGCCCTGGATGAAACGTTTctgaaggcgctgcaggctgGGCTGCCTCCGACGGCGGGATGGGGGATGGGGATTGACCGCATCGTCACCCTCCTCAACGGGTCTGCTACCATCCGCGACGGCATTTTATTTCCTCTACTCCGCCACGACGCCACGTCGCACGATGCAAGGCGCAGGTGTAAGACGGCCTCTTTTTTCGGCTTCAATCGCAACATGACGCTGTTCTGTCTCAACGCGCTCGAAGAGGAGATGCTGAAGCGTGCAGCCCCGACTGAATCGCTCGAGAAGatccgccagctgcgccggtACCTGTCCACGATGCCGCATCGCGACATGATGACGTACGCACCCGAGGGTAGCGCATCGCGAGGATGGCGCTACGAGGCAACCATGGCCATGcttcgcttcttctgctgcggtggcaagTACTGA
- a CDS encoding hypothetical protein (TriTrypDB/GeneDB-style sysID: LpmP.30.0150): MANPYESSTLADPFREQSHPSADAVMPSAVSHNTGDHPHSYGSAVYTEVPKQLPNTNTNRPPMQFYSGDGSATPSLPVVAPAPPAGPAAAEADAAAASQPTATSKFWTLPFYQHFFDINTRQLLLRLSNTLAPLNPPDFLMDRNWHFNESVGADGAGGMAEEATLEEAGVVLSRKPDLYGPFWICTTLWMTLAVVSNIMSRIAYTKNNDKTTPWRYDFSVASVAYAVIYLYCFVFGAVVWGIMQWKNLPATLADTVCLYGYSMFIFELVAILCMIPSSTAQWCFVMVGGAWSTAYLLINMWHMWKTTLERNWFIGLVVLVAGFHMGLTLSFKFYFFNYKL; the protein is encoded by the coding sequence ATGGCGAACCCGTACGAGAGTAGCACCTTGGCTGACCCCTTCCGGGAGCAGTCACACCCCTCTGCTGACGCCGTCATGCCATCCGCTGTTTCCCACAACACCGGCGACCACCCCCACAGCTATGGCTCTGCTGTGTACACGGAGGTGCCCAAGCAGCTGCCGAACACCAACACAAACAGGCCTCCAATGCAATTCTACTCTGGCGACGGCAGTGCGACCCCGTCGCTACCCGTGGTAGCCCCCGCGCCGCCAGCTGGccctgccgccgcggaggcggatgccgcggcggcctccCAGCCGACCGCAACAAGCAAGTTCTGGACGCTGCCGTTCTACCAGCATTTTTTCGACATCAACACGCGGCAGTTACTGCTTCGCCTCAGCAACACACTCGCCCCACTGAACCCACCAGACTTCCTGATGGATCGCAACTGGCACTTCAACGAGTCTGTCGGTGCCGATGGGGCCGGCGGAATGGCGGAAGAGGCGACTCTTGAGGAGGCGGGCGTGGTGCTGTCTCGCAAGCCGGACCTGTACGGACCCTTCTGGATCTGCACAACCCTCTGGATGACCTTAGCGGTGGTCAGCAACATCATGAGCAGGATTGCCTACACAAAGAACAACGACAAGACGACCCCGTGGAGGTACGACTTCTCCGTCGCCTCCGTCGCGTACGCCGTCATTTACCTCTACTGCTTTGTCTTTGGCGCCGTTGTGTGGGGCATTATGCAGTGGAAGAACTTGCCTGCCACCCTCGCTGACACCGTCTGCTTGTACGGCTACAGCATGTTCATCTTTGAGCTTGTGGCTATCCTCTGCATGATCCCGTCTAGTACCGCGCAGTGGTGCTTCGTAATGGTCGGTGGCGCCTGGTCCACAGCCTACCTGCTCATTAACATGTGGCACATGTGGAAAACGACGTTGGAGCGGAACTGGTTCATTGGCCTGGTGGTCCTCGTGGCGGGCTTTCACATGGGTCTCACACTCTCCTTTAAGTTCTATTTCTTCAACTACAAGCTGTAG
- a CDS encoding leucine-rich repeat protein, putative (TriTrypDB/GeneDB-style sysID: LpmP.30.0160) has translation MPTFSSQEPVVELTYGQLTSEALEAAIVDPAGVTSLDLSGSNMSPEYCMEVVRRYISRMANLESLDLKDNKIGPKGAVCLFDALREHCLHLTYLDVNENAIQDEALYSLALLLQSVKLRTLSVVTNHITPRGLPTLCDGAVVCRTLTELSLAFNLLGDEGARIVAEMLGSHPNLTSLDLSDNHIGDLGAVAIAEAFILSSSSRIESLNLSVNHVGDVGFQAIAEALTKTNNRHFTALDLACNDAVTDVGRDALVRAVPNMRHVYSLDLTSCDLSDDNVKALTEAIRSSRTSVGSVEWYNNPRIQLVTEKALYDAIEAKAAAANARCSLNSDSSVTLYACVALTAAMVVASFIMRRRQNS, from the coding sequence ATGCCCACCTTCTCATCCCAGGAACCCGTGGTCGAGCTCACATATGGGCAGCTCACCTCGGAGGCGCTCGAGGCCGCCATTGTCGACCCTGCCGGAGTGACATCGCTGGACTTGTCCGGCAGCAATATGTCGCCCGAGTACTgcatggaggtggtgcgacgATACATTTCACGAATGGCCAATCTGGAGTCGCTGGATCTTAAAGACAACAAGATCGGTCCCAAGGGTGCGGTGTGCCTCTTCGACGCACTGCGGGAGCACTGCCTGCACCTCACCTACCTCGACGTGAACGAGAACGCCATCCAAGACGAGGCGCTCTACTCCCtcgcgctgttgctgcagtcTGTCAAGCTACGGACGCTGAGCGTTGTGACCAACCACATCACCCCACGTGGGCTGCCTACGCTATGTGACGGCGCGGTGGTCTGCCGTACTCTCACGGAGCTCTCACTAGCTTTCAACTTGCTGGGTGACGAGGGCGCTCGAATAGTCGCGGAGATGCTCGGCAGCCACCCCAACCTCACCAGCCTCGACCTCAGTGACAACCACATCGGCGATCTTGGCGCAGTGGCCATCGCCGAGGCTTTTATTCTCTCCAGCTCCTCACGTATTGAGTCGCTTAACCTTTCTGTTAATCACGTAGGAGATGTCGGCTTTCAGGCTATTGCGGAGGCCCTTACGAAGACGAACAACCGGCATTTCACTGCGCTTGACTTGGCGTGCAATGACGCTGTGACCGATGTCGGTCGGGACGCGCTGGTGCGGGCGGTACCAAACATGCGGCATGTGTACTCCCTCGACCTGACCTCGTGCGACTTGTCGGATGACAATGTCAAGGCACTCACGGAGGCcatccgcagcagccgcaccagtgTGGGTTCGGTGGAGTGGTACAACAACCCACGCATCCAGCTGGTGACGGAGAAGGCGTTGTACGATGCTATCGAGGCGaaggcagctgcggcaaaTGCGCGCTGTTCCCTCAACAGTGACAGCTCCGTTACCTTGTACGCCTGTGTAGCGCTCACAGCGGCTATGGTGGTTGCCTCGTTCATCATGCGGCGCCGGCAGAACTCGTAG
- a CDS encoding hypothetical protein (TriTrypDB/GeneDB-style sysID: LpmP.30.0170) has product MPASAPPIAAVQWFTTQLNNSENAEVKRHYLRWYAEDTGVSYSDEDPLLVQAILASCTGWTLPELLWRARLVVLDACTLWECLDVRMIAGRMHDVVDPWNEQLSVKLVWYFIKEQQPDESLASSSLNALRTALDEYAAAIIKPQGSLSVTVSSSARSIGRDAQPSRCATLIDAWSDKVAFIPMEAGNDYSEGSLYCTAPVPSGGTLLQVPRTEMFFLSSLLQYCALGRAIAAEPSLRDLLENEEAMLVLCLVYERFVEGVERSHWGRLLTHCPGWYPTMPIAWELGDLAELDGLDMLDDVLAKRSQLQAFADQLQTSILPLLHRELSTLAGAMAATPSLADMSAAFAWEHLVWAQSTFNSRAFNLNVDGTVLMALIPLADMINHSNHTDVLVRKVEPNGGPFTMQVGAALTTADVGRELWMSYGPLQNWELLQHYGFVLGPDNVHDRLPFPLTVSAGTNEPHGESDATDTLALISDEGVTVNSWDARRLALIRRYALYLPGRCWIRHDGVPPPALLALLRVQLAQADEFDAMEGRRHGPFEPLSPLTEAAVVSVVNSTVQCLLKSFPTSLAEDEETLAELHDDEECDPHAGSESSRNYVLCLQLRVGLKRIANRCLEWCACHS; this is encoded by the coding sequence ATGCCCGCCTCCGCACCGCCCATCGCTGCCGTGCAATGGTTCACGACACAGCTGAACAACTCTGAAAACGCTGAGGTAAAGCGCCACTACCTGCGATGGTACGCCGAAGACACGGGTGTGTCCTACAGCGATGAGGACCCGCTCCTTGTCCAGGCCATTCTCGCCAGTTGCACAGGCTGGACGTTGCCGGAGCTGCTGTGGCGAGCACGTCTTGTTGTCCTGGATGCGTGCACTCTCTGGGAGTGCTTGGACGTGCGCATGATTGCAGGCCGCATGCACGATGTGGTTGATCCATGGAACGAGCAGCTGAGCGTGAAGTTGGTTTGGTACTTCATTaaggagcagcagcctgACGAGTCGTTGGCCTCGTCCTCATTGAACGCGCTTCGCACAGCACTTGATGAGTACGCGGCGGCTATTATCAAGCCCCAGGGCAGCTTGTCCGTGACGGTATCCAGCTCGGCACGCTCCATCGGCAGAGATGCCCAACCCAGTCGATGCGCGACCCTCATCGATGCGTGGTCGGACAAGGTTGCCTTCATTCCGATGGAGGCGGGCAACGACTATAGCGAGGGGTCTCTGTATTGCACCGCACCCGTCCCCAGCGGTGGCACGCTGCTCCAAGTGCCTCGCACTGAGATGTTCTTCCTCAGTTCTCTGCTCCAATACTGCGCCTTGGGccgcgccatcgctgccgagCCGTCTCTGCGCGATCTCCTTGAAAACGAAGAGGCAATGCTCGTGCTCTGTCTCGTCTACGAGCGTTTTGttgagggggtggagaggtcACACTGGGGGCGGCTACTCACGCACTGCCCTGGGTGGTATCCTACCATGCCCATCGCTTGGGAGCTGGGTGACCTGGCCGAGCTTGACGGACTCGATATGCTCGACGACGTCCTCGCCAAGCGCAGCCAGTTGCAGGCGTTTGCTGATCAACTTCAGACTTCCATCCTtccgctcctccaccgcgaGCTCTCGACGCTGGCCGGTGCGATGGCAGCGACCCCGTCACTGGCCGACATGTCGGCGGCCTTCGCGTGGGAGCACCTCGTGTGGGCCCAGTCGACCTTCAACTCGCGCGCCTTCAACCTCAACGTAGACGGCACTGTTTTGATGGCGCTCATTCCATTGGCGGACATGATTAACCACTCCAACCACACCGACGTGCTTGTTCGCAAAGTGGAGCCGAACGGGGGCCCATTCACCATGCAGGTCGGtgcggcgctgacgacggCCGATGTTGGGCGTGAGCTGTGGATGAGCTACGGCCCACTGCAGAACTGGGAGTTGCTTCAGCACTACGGCTTTGTGCTGGGGCCCGACAACGTGCACGACAGACTGCCCTTTCCACTTACCGTTTCCGCAGGGACCAATGAACCGCATGGTGAGAGCGATGCTACAGACACGTTAGCACTGATTTCAGATGAGGGAGTCACTGTGAACAGCTGGGATGCGCGGCGCCTGGCGTTGATACGTCGCTACGCGTTGTACTTGCCGGGGCGCTGCTGGATTCGACACGATGGTGTACCGCCCCCTGCTCTGCTGGCGCTCCTCCGCGTTCAGCTTGCACAAGCCGACGAGTTCGATGCCATGGagggccgccgccacgggcCCTTCGAgccactgtcgccgctgacggAGGCTGCCGTCGTGTCGGTGGTGAATAGCACTGTGCAGTGTCTCCTGAAGTCGTTTCCCACGTCGCTtgcggaggacgaggagacaCTGGCCGAGCTGCATGACGACGAAGAATGTGACCCCCACGCCGGAAGCGAATCTTCGAGAAACTATGTGTTGTGCTTGCAGCTTCGTGTAGGCCTCAAGCGGATTGCCAACCGGTGTCTGGAGTGGTGTGCGTGCCACTCGTAG
- a CDS encoding 2-hydroxy-3-oxopropionate reductase, putative (TriTrypDB/GeneDB-style sysID: LpmP.30.0180), giving the protein MRVGYVGLGLMGKPMAINILKAGFPVSVWNRTASKCDDLVAAGATVCATPAEVAAGSDVVFTNLSDSPDVMEVVFGANGVAAGIREGAIFVDNSTIKPSVAQEIARRLWEEKKVRALDAPVSGGDLGARNGTLTIMVGGDAAALEAVLPVLLAMGKKVTHIGDSGAGQVCKAANQIMVAAQMVALSEILVFTEKCGVPGPTVIEAIRGGSAQCWTLDVKPERLFAGNREPGFKAALQSKDLGIVMDSAKEFGVPLPSTAVNTQLFQAMVQNGDGDRDNSAVVSVLERMANVHISEPKKA; this is encoded by the coding sequence ATGCGCGTCGGGTACGTTGGTCTGGGGCTCATGGGCAAGCCCATGGCCATCAACATCCTCAAGGCAGGCTTTCCCGTGAGTGTGTGGAACCGCACAGCTTCCAAGTGCGACGACCTTGTCGCGGCAGGCGCCACGGTGTGCGCGACGCCCGCTGAGGTGGCCGCAGGCTCTGATGTTGTGTTTACAAACCTCTCAGACTCCCCCGACGTCATGGAGGTCGTGTTCGGCGCCAATGGCGTGGCAGCCGGCATTCGCGAGGGGGCCATCTTCGTGGACAACAGCACCATCAAGCCTTCTGTCGCCCAGGAGATCGCGCGGCGTCTgtgggaagagaaaaaggtgCGTGCGCTGGATGCGCCAGTCTCTGGTGGCGACCTTGGTGCACGTAACGGCACCCTCACCATAATGgtcggcggcgacgctgctgcgcttgagGCTGTCTTGCCTGTGTTGCTCGCAATGGGTAAGAAAGTGACGCATATTGGCGACAGTGGGGCGGGGCAGGTGTGCAAGGCGGCGAACCAGATCATGGTGGCCGCCCAGATGGTCGCGCTCAGTGAGATCCTTGTCTTCACCGAGAAGTGCGGCGTGCCGGGGCCGACGGTGATCGAAGCCATCAGGGGGGGCTCGGCTCAGTGCTGGACGCTCGACGTGAAGCCGGAACGCCTCTTCGCTGGCAACCGCGAGCCCGGCTTCAAGGCAGCCTTGCAGAGCAAGGACTTGGGCATCGTGATGGACTCAGCCAAAGAGTTTGGTGTGCCACTACCGTCCACCGCCGTCAACACGCAACTTTTTCAGGCGATGGTGCAgaacggcgacggcgaccgTGACAACTCCGCCGTTGTCAGCGTTCTCGAGCGCATGGCCAACGTCCACATATCGGAGCCGAAGAAGGCATAG